In Sandaracinaceae bacterium, one DNA window encodes the following:
- a CDS encoding DUF4154 domain-containing protein — MIIRFFILSFVFLLCVAPLHTRADASSAARLSPVIARALSYERTLPNRAGGSLDILILHAANNASSQGEAAAFARGLGALSRSTVQGLPMRATVAPYSTGAIETGAANGVDVVVVCSGLDSSLSALTTTTRRRRLLTVGVERQHAVNATTLAVLMEDGRAKIIVNLAHARAEGVELSSQLLRLAEVL; from the coding sequence GTGATCATTCGATTCTTCATCCTGTCGTTCGTCTTCCTGCTGTGCGTGGCCCCGCTCCACACCCGCGCCGATGCGTCCAGCGCAGCGCGGCTCTCGCCGGTCATCGCGCGCGCCCTGTCCTATGAGCGCACGCTGCCCAACCGGGCCGGGGGCTCGCTGGACATCTTGATCCTGCACGCCGCCAACAACGCCTCGTCGCAGGGCGAAGCGGCAGCGTTCGCGCGCGGACTCGGGGCCCTGTCGCGCTCCACCGTGCAGGGCCTGCCCATGCGCGCCACGGTGGCGCCATACTCCACCGGTGCCATCGAGACGGGCGCCGCCAACGGTGTGGACGTGGTCGTGGTGTGCTCGGGGCTGGACTCCTCGCTCTCCGCGCTGACCACCACCACGCGCAGGCGTCGCTTGCTCACCGTGGGCGTGGAGCGCCAGCACGCGGTGAATGCCACCACCCTGGCGGTTCTCATGGAAGACGGTCGCGCCAAGATCATCGTCAACCTCGCGCACGCGCGCGCCGAAGGAGTGGAGCTCAGCTCGCAGCTCCTGCGCCTGGCCGAGGTGCTCTAG
- a CDS encoding TonB-dependent receptor: protein MSHRASWALALVVLASLGATRVHAQEPVAEDTPADEPSREGAIEEESLEDLLGLELEDTMGTTSAVSRTEENVLSAPASVTTLDARAIRLSGARTIPELLRLVTGVQVQRVAPGSYLVAMRGAGGITGNNVIIMLDGMPLNSPVDGAIDWSTVPIHPRDLERIDVVRGPVSTIYGANAYTGVIQLVSYRGFGTVPQGAVRAEVGIDTAGHPVTDLAGVYSRAGERFQRAVFAHASYDSVFSDSQSGTLEPRISGALLARLGATLAAGQLDFEVSGSIAHGSSLEHFVLEDIREQRLLGMAQLRFTSRDLPGALGTIGAFARTQLRAIQTDRLDYSGFSYDGTRSARTSVGSEFTLVPHPTLTATFGAQFDLDRVTAPYIHPDENGDYRTGWGFYGRFAWDPTDRWSFTGALRGDIPTMTGDLAFSYRGSLVYHTDDLAIRLVGASAFRAPTYVEVGGRFVDPTSGLILLEGRPQLQNPANDGGEIALTVSPRAGLRLGATAWVGRMRNLVIEDFAPIVRRTFVNEAGSRWFVGGDAEAEYKHSDLLLLSAFVSYTYFVPRDDTQVPTVGTEDINASVLAGLMARGSLRSDSMRYGLSVALATGRDYLMYAGVPTSILTANIDTSVQLSAMLEQQVGSSLPVWLSLRVQANLPQQAESPLPGASMAGTSFLIGVEHRRN, encoded by the coding sequence ATGAGTCACCGCGCTTCTTGGGCTCTGGCGCTCGTGGTGCTGGCCTCGCTGGGTGCCACCCGCGTGCATGCTCAAGAGCCGGTCGCGGAGGACACCCCAGCCGACGAACCCTCCCGTGAAGGTGCGATCGAAGAGGAGTCCCTCGAGGACCTGTTGGGGCTAGAACTCGAAGACACGATGGGCACCACCAGCGCCGTGTCTCGCACGGAAGAGAACGTGCTGTCGGCGCCAGCGTCGGTGACCACACTCGACGCGCGCGCCATCCGCCTCTCGGGGGCACGCACCATCCCGGAGCTGCTGCGCTTGGTCACGGGTGTGCAGGTCCAGCGCGTGGCACCGGGGAGCTACTTGGTCGCCATGCGCGGCGCGGGGGGCATCACCGGCAACAACGTCATCATCATGTTGGACGGCATGCCGCTCAACAGCCCGGTGGACGGGGCCATCGACTGGTCCACGGTGCCCATCCACCCGCGCGATCTCGAGCGCATCGACGTGGTGCGCGGTCCCGTCAGCACCATCTATGGCGCCAACGCGTACACCGGCGTCATCCAGCTGGTCAGCTATCGCGGCTTCGGGACCGTGCCGCAGGGCGCCGTGCGCGCCGAGGTGGGCATCGACACCGCGGGGCACCCCGTCACGGACCTCGCGGGCGTGTACTCACGGGCGGGCGAGCGCTTCCAGCGCGCGGTCTTTGCCCACGCGTCCTATGACTCGGTGTTCTCCGACTCGCAGAGCGGCACGCTAGAGCCGCGCATCTCGGGCGCCCTGTTGGCCCGCCTGGGCGCGACGCTTGCTGCCGGTCAGCTCGACTTCGAAGTCAGCGGCTCCATCGCGCACGGCTCCTCGCTCGAGCACTTCGTCCTCGAAGACATCCGCGAGCAGCGGCTCTTGGGCATGGCGCAGCTGCGCTTCACCTCCCGTGACCTCCCAGGCGCGCTCGGCACCATCGGCGCGTTCGCGCGCACGCAGCTCCGCGCCATCCAGACCGATCGCCTCGACTACTCGGGCTTCTCGTATGACGGAACGCGCAGCGCCCGGACCAGCGTCGGGTCGGAGTTCACGCTCGTCCCGCACCCGACCCTGACCGCCACCTTCGGCGCCCAGTTCGACCTCGACCGGGTGACCGCGCCGTACATCCACCCCGACGAGAACGGCGACTACCGCACCGGCTGGGGCTTCTATGGTCGCTTCGCGTGGGACCCCACCGACCGCTGGTCGTTCACCGGCGCGCTGCGCGGGGACATCCCCACCATGACCGGCGACCTGGCCTTCTCGTACCGCGGGTCGCTCGTCTATCACACGGACGACCTCGCCATTCGCTTGGTGGGGGCCAGCGCCTTTCGCGCGCCGACCTACGTGGAGGTGGGCGGCCGCTTCGTGGACCCGACCAGCGGCTTGATCCTGCTCGAAGGGCGCCCCCAGCTCCAAAACCCGGCCAACGACGGCGGTGAGATCGCGCTCACGGTCTCGCCGCGCGCGGGGCTGCGGCTCGGGGCCACAGCCTGGGTCGGGCGCATGCGCAACCTGGTCATTGAAGACTTCGCGCCCATCGTGCGTCGAACCTTCGTGAACGAAGCGGGCTCGCGTTGGTTCGTCGGTGGCGACGCGGAAGCCGAATACAAGCACAGCGACCTGCTCCTGCTCTCGGCCTTCGTGTCCTACACGTACTTCGTGCCCCGCGACGACACCCAAGTCCCCACCGTGGGCACCGAGGACATCAACGCGTCGGTCCTCGCGGGCCTCATGGCGCGCGGCTCGCTGCGCAGCGACAGCATGCGCTACGGCCTCTCCGTGGCCCTCGCCACGGGGCGCGACTACCTCATGTATGCCGGAGTCCCCACGTCCATCCTCACGGCGAACATCGACACCAGCGTCCAGCTGAGCGCCATGCTCGAGCAGCAGGTCGGCAGCTCACTGCCGGTGTGGCTCTCGCTCCGCGTGCAAGCCAACCTGCCACAGCAGGCCGAGTCCCCTCTCCCCGGAGCGTCCATGGCGGGCACTTCGTTCCTCATCGGCGTCGAACACAGGAGGAATTGA